The Candidatus Rubrimentiphilum sp. genome includes a window with the following:
- a CDS encoding cupredoxin family copper-binding protein, with protein sequence MNKLLVFLSLMLLTAGSAAAATRTVDIRNFKFNPTPLRIHVGDSVTFVNHDNEAHTATAYDKSFDSQGLDSNDKWTHVFRKPGTYRYFCQLHPYMKAIIIVLPSKM encoded by the coding sequence ATGAACAAGCTACTCGTCTTTTTGTCGCTTATGCTGCTAACGGCCGGCTCTGCGGCTGCGGCCACACGAACGGTTGACATCCGCAATTTCAAATTCAACCCCACACCGCTCCGTATCCACGTGGGTGACAGCGTAACCTTCGTCAACCACGACAATGAAGCACATACAGCGACGGCCTACGATAAGTCGTTTGATTCACAGGGTCTGGACAGTAACGACAAGTGGACGCACGTTTTCCGCAAGCCGGGCACGTACAGATACTTTTGCCAGCTGCATCCCTACATGAAAGCGATCATCATCGTCCTTCCTTCGAAAATGTGA
- a CDS encoding CocE/NonD family hydrolase, which translates to MTRFFAILAFGLLGAASPAPVRDYVLPTGGASSMASSMTVLARGALAHGGSARVRDPDDLFRLQITAGDYDGAEKTLQQLRRASDHSLWGSTNYSQFEIFVAAKKLERAGRPFNEAFKREFRKVLGKLDDRHAAVVIRRFELSAPAFQSSLSDALRRARGESPLHLEDVVPLIRAYQLAQMYESFDTLTRALILEDDERRYIINRNFLIQTPDGAHICATIARPRHSLIRLPALLQFTIYADKATAFTDVRRSASNDYVGAVAFTRGKGCSPDAHIVPYEHDGADAAAIINWIAAQPWSDGRVGMFGGSYNSFTQWATAKRLPLHLKALMTAVSNAPGIDTPMEANVFESWDYYWPLYVTDGKWLDATSAGDPARWTNLQKRWYLSGKSYRAMATIDGTPNPIWDRWLDHPSYDHYWQGLIPYKAGFGHIHIPVLMVDGYLNGQNVGGYYYFSEYQKYSPHAEKYLVLGPYDHIRAQRGTMSSVGRDVTNIAGYDIDAAARIDVETLRYEWFDYVLKRAKKPAILRDKVDYEVMGANMWKHAPSIAAMGGSALSLWLNATPDGRFHRLGNKAMPRSFVLQTVDFKDRSDVNRTPPANGLDMYLASGYLSGPFKRGFSFTGVFSGMLDFSANKRDFDFNIAFFELNARGDYTFVTNYQARASYVMDRSQRHLLVPGKRTRLAFTSSRITSWKFHPGSRMVVLVSIPKDPGVQINYGTGKNVSDESIADAKIPLQIKWYGDSILRIPGGN; encoded by the coding sequence ATGACTAGGTTCTTTGCGATTCTCGCGTTTGGCCTGCTCGGAGCGGCATCCCCCGCGCCCGTGCGCGACTACGTTCTCCCAACGGGCGGCGCCTCATCGATGGCATCTTCAATGACCGTCCTGGCCCGCGGGGCCCTTGCCCACGGCGGCTCAGCCAGGGTCAGAGATCCCGATGACTTGTTTCGCCTTCAAATCACCGCCGGCGATTACGATGGCGCTGAGAAGACGCTCCAGCAGCTTCGCCGGGCGAGCGATCACTCACTTTGGGGGAGCACGAACTACTCGCAGTTCGAGATATTCGTGGCTGCTAAGAAACTCGAAAGGGCGGGCCGTCCGTTCAATGAGGCATTCAAACGCGAATTCCGTAAGGTATTGGGAAAATTAGACGATCGCCATGCTGCGGTCGTGATCCGTCGCTTCGAGCTCAGCGCGCCGGCATTCCAATCGTCCCTTTCGGACGCCCTGCGACGGGCGCGCGGCGAGAGCCCGCTGCATCTGGAAGATGTGGTGCCGTTGATTCGCGCTTATCAACTCGCGCAAATGTATGAGAGCTTCGATACGCTAACCCGCGCACTGATCTTGGAGGACGACGAGCGGCGTTACATCATTAACCGGAATTTCCTCATCCAGACGCCCGACGGCGCACACATCTGCGCAACGATCGCGCGCCCGCGTCATTCACTCATTCGCCTACCCGCGTTGCTGCAATTTACGATCTACGCGGACAAAGCGACGGCCTTTACCGACGTACGCCGGTCGGCATCAAACGATTACGTCGGCGCCGTCGCGTTTACGCGAGGAAAGGGCTGCAGCCCGGATGCCCACATCGTGCCTTACGAGCACGATGGAGCGGACGCTGCCGCGATAATCAATTGGATCGCCGCGCAACCATGGAGCGATGGCCGCGTCGGCATGTTCGGCGGAAGCTACAACTCGTTCACGCAGTGGGCCACAGCTAAGCGTTTGCCGCTTCATCTCAAGGCGCTCATGACCGCTGTAAGTAACGCGCCGGGAATCGACACGCCTATGGAAGCCAATGTGTTCGAAAGTTGGGACTACTATTGGCCACTTTACGTCACCGACGGAAAATGGCTCGACGCGACTTCTGCCGGTGATCCGGCGCGCTGGACAAATCTACAAAAGAGATGGTACCTCAGCGGCAAGTCGTATCGGGCGATGGCCACCATCGACGGGACGCCGAATCCGATCTGGGACCGGTGGCTCGATCATCCGTCCTACGACCATTATTGGCAGGGACTCATTCCGTACAAGGCGGGCTTCGGGCACATTCACATCCCGGTTCTGATGGTTGATGGCTATCTCAACGGGCAGAACGTCGGTGGATACTATTACTTCTCGGAGTACCAAAAGTACAGTCCGCACGCCGAAAAATATCTCGTGCTGGGTCCGTATGATCACATTCGCGCCCAACGCGGGACGATGTCATCGGTGGGACGGGATGTCACGAACATAGCCGGATACGATATCGACGCTGCCGCTCGCATTGATGTCGAGACATTGCGCTATGAATGGTTCGACTACGTCCTTAAAAGGGCTAAGAAGCCAGCCATCCTTCGCGACAAAGTCGACTACGAAGTTATGGGCGCCAACATGTGGAAGCACGCGCCGAGCATCGCGGCAATGGGTGGCAGCGCGTTGTCACTGTGGCTTAACGCAACCCCGGACGGTAGGTTTCACCGCTTGGGCAACAAGGCGATGCCGCGTTCCTTCGTTCTGCAAACCGTGGATTTTAAAGATCGTTCCGATGTCAATCGAACACCTCCGGCGAACGGTTTGGATATGTACCTTGCGTCTGGGTACTTGAGCGGTCCTTTCAAGCGCGGATTTTCATTTACCGGAGTATTCTCGGGCATGCTAGACTTTTCGGCTAACAAGAGAGATTTCGACTTTAACATAGCTTTCTTCGAACTGAATGCCCGGGGCGATTACACGTTTGTCACCAATTACCAGGCGCGGGCCAGTTATGTAATGGATCGCAGCCAGCGCCACTTACTTGTTCCCGGCAAGCGCACCAGGCTAGCTTTTACGAGCAGCCGCATTACCAGTTGGAAATTCCACCCGGGAAGTCGCATGGTCGTCCTCGTCAGCATACCCAAGGACCCGGGGGTACAGATAAACTACGGTACCGGAAAAAACGTCAGTGATGAGTCCATCGCTGACGCCAAAATTCCGCTGCAGATCAAATGGTACGGCGACAGCATCCTGCGGATCCCGGGCGGGAATTAG
- a CDS encoding putative quinol monooxygenase, producing the protein MLVPGKRTANAGAMLVNSVHYTFASEDAGKAASIFRELRDASRMEEGVISFEVGRGQDDPNVFALWEEYRDKAALDAHLASDHFKRLVINGVRLLAKRRDFAMVAPL; encoded by the coding sequence ATGCTGGTGCCGGGAAAGCGTACGGCGAATGCCGGCGCCATGCTCGTCAACTCCGTTCACTACACCTTTGCCTCCGAAGACGCAGGCAAAGCCGCATCGATCTTTAGAGAACTTCGCGATGCATCGCGCATGGAAGAGGGTGTCATTTCGTTCGAGGTGGGCCGCGGTCAAGACGACCCCAATGTGTTCGCATTGTGGGAAGAGTACCGCGATAAGGCGGCTCTTGATGCCCACCTTGCGTCCGACCATTTCAAGCGTCTTGTCATCAACGGCGTCCGGCTGCTCGCCAAACGGCGAGACTTCGCAATGGTCGCGCCACTCTGA
- a CDS encoding cupredoxin domain-containing protein has product MIAAFRALAPAITLMLFVGGSVYAKGGPAVSIKDEAFHPASIQVRTGDAVKFTNNDGEEHTVTADNNSFDSNILTAGNGFQHKFTKAGRYSYHCKIHPFMHGVIIVK; this is encoded by the coding sequence ATGATCGCTGCTTTTCGCGCGCTAGCACCCGCGATCACCCTCATGCTTTTCGTCGGCGGATCGGTCTACGCGAAGGGCGGGCCGGCAGTATCCATCAAGGACGAAGCGTTTCATCCGGCAAGCATTCAGGTGCGAACCGGAGACGCGGTCAAGTTTACGAACAATGACGGCGAAGAGCATACTGTCACCGCCGATAACAATTCGTTCGACTCAAATATACTTACGGCGGGTAACGGCTTTCAACACAAATTCACCAAGGCTGGGCGTTACAGTTATCATTGTAAAATCCATCCATTCATGCATGGAGTTATCATCGTAAAATGA
- a CDS encoding winged helix-turn-helix domain-containing protein — protein MSFGDFVFDPSGRVLLKRGHPVRMQAKVFDLLEIFITRPGECIGRAELYEALWPQSIVEESNLTQAVYMLRRALDEGGDGRTYVETAPRRGYKFVHPLRILGPSTRHGASRLPLLRSFYAAACILATVLLATSPVRTNSVPLVGRSAAAYSLGQYHLNLRTRANLHNSIAYFKQTTALAPASALGFAGLAVAYGLEAEYDPKGTRRREIDVSLAGRFSKEALARDATGPEAQTASAFLAYRFHHDPERAEMAFQEALRANPDYAPAHHLYALLLFSRGAIPAAVQQLESAHRSDPTAEVTLRWLGRAYIYDHRPGEAIRVLREALEIESADVPARLALATAQAQEGDLKGASSALRALRRAIPGLRDYVYADEALVLALMKHGHVEHWQRQRVERLLALRRIEPAEAAAFYLSIGQRNAAMHALEIARPDTPLAAALERFDPRLATLGSDHRFQQLFN, from the coding sequence ATGAGTTTTGGCGATTTCGTCTTCGATCCGTCAGGCCGCGTCTTGCTCAAGCGCGGGCACCCCGTTCGGATGCAAGCCAAGGTGTTCGACCTGCTCGAAATTTTCATCACGCGGCCTGGAGAGTGCATCGGTCGCGCCGAGCTGTACGAGGCGCTCTGGCCGCAGTCCATCGTCGAAGAAAGCAACCTCACCCAGGCCGTCTACATGCTTCGGCGCGCTCTGGACGAGGGCGGCGATGGCAGGACGTATGTCGAGACGGCGCCCCGCCGCGGATACAAGTTTGTGCACCCACTCCGCATTCTCGGTCCGAGCACCCGCCACGGCGCCTCAAGGCTCCCGTTGTTGCGCTCGTTCTATGCGGCCGCCTGCATTCTCGCGACGGTTCTACTGGCGACATCGCCAGTAAGGACGAATTCCGTGCCCCTGGTCGGGCGCAGCGCTGCGGCGTACTCACTCGGCCAGTACCATCTAAACCTGCGCACTCGCGCAAACCTTCACAATAGTATCGCGTACTTCAAGCAAACCACCGCACTTGCACCGGCAAGCGCGTTAGGCTTCGCCGGATTGGCCGTGGCGTACGGTTTGGAAGCGGAATATGATCCGAAGGGTACACGGCGCCGTGAAATCGATGTAAGTCTGGCAGGACGCTTTTCCAAAGAAGCGCTCGCCCGCGACGCGACTGGACCCGAGGCGCAAACGGCGTCAGCTTTTTTGGCGTACCGCTTCCATCACGATCCGGAGCGTGCCGAAATGGCGTTCCAAGAAGCGCTGCGCGCAAATCCCGATTACGCCCCGGCTCATCATTTGTATGCTTTGCTGCTGTTTTCGCGTGGGGCGATCCCAGCCGCCGTGCAGCAATTAGAGTCCGCGCATAGGTCGGACCCGACGGCGGAGGTGACATTGCGCTGGCTCGGCCGAGCGTACATCTATGACCACCGCCCTGGTGAAGCGATTCGCGTCCTTCGGGAAGCGCTCGAAATCGAATCTGCCGACGTGCCGGCTCGCCTCGCGCTCGCCACAGCGCAAGCGCAAGAGGGCGATCTGAAAGGGGCGTCATCGGCACTACGAGCCCTGCGCCGCGCAATTCCAGGTTTACGAGACTACGTCTATGCTGATGAGGCGCTCGTTTTGGCTTTGATGAAGCACGGCCACGTTGAGCATTGGCAACGACAACGCGTGGAACGGCTTCTGGCCTTGCGAAGAATCGAACCGGCCGAAGCTGCCGCCTTTTATCTTTCCATCGGACAGCGCAACGCCGCAATGCACGCCCTGGAGATCGCCCGGCCGGATACCCCTCTCGCTGCCGCGCTGGAACGCTTTGATCCGCGCCTCGCAACCTTGGGAAGCGACCACCGCTTTCAGCAACTGTTTAATTGA
- a CDS encoding histidine phosphatase family protein: MKQFLSGALVFALAAALGTASPAATLQGKSLLSALRHGGYVIVFRHAATDQTKPDHAVVDLKDCRTQRILTDDGRIMARNIGNAFDQDYIQVDKVLSSPLCRTTYTAELAFGHVDSVVPGLREPKPKNAANAAKAAAVLRPLLAEIPAPGMNDVIVTHGFNIQAITHFKPAEGEAVIFKPAPGGTFVIVARVKASEWQGLNK; this comes from the coding sequence ATGAAACAATTTCTCTCGGGCGCGCTGGTATTCGCATTGGCAGCCGCCTTGGGTACGGCATCCCCCGCAGCAACTCTGCAGGGAAAATCCCTCCTAAGCGCCCTGCGCCACGGCGGATACGTTATCGTTTTTCGCCATGCCGCCACTGATCAAACGAAACCGGATCATGCGGTCGTCGATCTCAAGGATTGCAGGACGCAGCGCATCCTGACCGATGACGGGCGCATCATGGCTCGAAACATCGGAAACGCCTTCGATCAAGACTACATTCAAGTCGACAAGGTGCTGTCGAGTCCGCTTTGCCGGACGACGTACACGGCTGAGCTTGCGTTCGGTCACGTGGATTCGGTGGTTCCCGGTTTGCGAGAGCCGAAACCGAAGAACGCGGCAAATGCGGCAAAGGCGGCAGCTGTACTGCGGCCTTTACTCGCGGAAATTCCCGCGCCTGGAATGAATGATGTTATCGTAACGCACGGTTTCAATATCCAGGCCATCACGCATTTCAAACCCGCCGAGGGAGAGGCCGTCATCTTCAAACCGGCTCCCGGCGGTACGTTTGTCATAGTTGCGCGAGTTAAAGCGTCAGAGTGGCAGGGCTTGAACAAATGA
- a CDS encoding multicopper oxidase domain-containing protein, with amino-acid sequence MKKVLSLLIVAIGTFGMCAAPALARTRTYYIAAREVQWNYAPGGTNQITGAPARKPFPMDYIGWTYTKALYVQYADRAFTKPVPKPPYFGMLGPVIRAEVGDTIVVYFKNATRFPESIHAHGVFYDKASEGAPYRDGMSLARKGGDSVAPGATFRYVWHVPVRAGPDRMDGSSVLWMYHAHVDEVAGISAGLIGPMVITRKGMARPDGSPKDVDRELFSMFSLDDENQSLYMPENLKRSKAAEQIPPPDRFNPFGAFYPTNEIPNINGFVFGTGPMPTARVGQHVRWYLMADASDAFDIHVIHWHGNDVSNNGMRTDAVQVLPAGMTIADMVPDNPGIWLYHCHVNFHLQGGMVARYKVVR; translated from the coding sequence GTGAAAAAGGTTCTCAGCTTGCTGATCGTCGCGATCGGCACGTTCGGCATGTGTGCAGCTCCGGCACTCGCCCGGACTCGCACCTACTACATCGCCGCGCGGGAAGTGCAATGGAACTACGCGCCGGGCGGGACTAATCAGATCACCGGCGCTCCGGCTAGAAAACCATTTCCCATGGACTACATCGGTTGGACCTACACGAAGGCGCTGTATGTGCAGTACGCCGATCGCGCGTTTACTAAACCCGTGCCTAAACCGCCCTATTTCGGCATGCTGGGCCCGGTGATTCGCGCTGAGGTTGGAGATACGATCGTCGTCTACTTTAAGAACGCGACGCGTTTTCCGGAGAGCATTCACGCGCACGGCGTTTTTTACGACAAAGCATCGGAAGGCGCGCCATATAGGGACGGCATGAGCTTAGCTAGGAAAGGCGGCGACTCGGTCGCGCCCGGTGCTACGTTCCGTTATGTTTGGCACGTGCCGGTTCGAGCCGGTCCGGATCGTATGGACGGCAGCTCGGTTTTGTGGATGTATCACGCCCACGTCGATGAAGTCGCGGGCATTAGTGCGGGGTTGATCGGGCCGATGGTCATTACGCGCAAGGGGATGGCCCGCCCGGACGGCTCGCCCAAGGATGTCGATCGTGAACTGTTCTCCATGTTTTCGCTCGACGATGAGAATCAGAGCTTGTACATGCCGGAGAATTTAAAACGGTCGAAAGCCGCCGAGCAGATTCCGCCTCCCGATCGGTTCAATCCATTCGGCGCGTTTTATCCTACGAATGAGATCCCAAACATCAACGGCTTCGTTTTCGGCACGGGGCCGATGCCGACGGCGCGCGTCGGTCAGCACGTGCGCTGGTATCTGATGGCCGACGCCAGCGATGCGTTCGACATCCATGTGATCCACTGGCATGGCAATGACGTTTCGAACAACGGCATGCGCACCGACGCCGTACAAGTCTTGCCGGCAGGCATGACGATTGCGGACATGGTTCCGGACAACCCCGGCATTTGGCTCTACCATTGTCACGTGAATTTCCATTTGCAAGGCGGAATGGTAGCGCGCTATAAAGTGGTGCGCTAG
- a CDS encoding glycine C-acetyltransferase, whose translation MNTVFEQRLQGDIEKLKAAGTYKTLRHITTPMAPEVHMEEAGDVIVLSSNNYLGLSDEPSVVEAGKTGLDKYGAGTASVRFICGTFDIHRQLEDRIAQFLRTESSLTYVSCWNANTGLFPTICEDGSAIISDELNHASIIDGCRLASKAKRERYKHSDMRDLEEKLKALQGSAPILIVTDGVFSMEGSVAKLPQIVELAKKYNAVTVVDDSHGTGVMGKTGRGTIEHFGLDGQVDIITGTLGKALGGAAGGFVAGSHALIDTLIQRSRPQLFSNALPATVACSSLAAIDFVDAHPELVQHLRDNVAYFRERLVKLGFKPLEGESAIVPIIIGETAAAIAMSDRLLKKGVFVTGFGFPVVPEGTARIRVQISAKLTKDEMDRALAAFAEVGGFA comes from the coding sequence GTGAATACCGTCTTTGAGCAGCGCCTGCAAGGCGACATCGAAAAACTGAAAGCGGCGGGCACATACAAAACGCTGCGTCACATCACTACGCCGATGGCGCCCGAAGTGCACATGGAAGAAGCCGGCGACGTTATCGTCCTTTCCAGCAATAACTATCTCGGGCTGTCTGATGAACCGTCAGTCGTCGAAGCCGGAAAAACTGGGCTCGACAAGTACGGCGCCGGCACGGCGTCGGTGCGCTTCATCTGCGGAACATTCGACATTCACCGGCAACTCGAGGACCGCATCGCGCAGTTCCTGCGCACAGAATCTTCACTTACCTACGTGTCGTGCTGGAATGCTAACACGGGCCTGTTTCCAACCATATGCGAAGACGGCTCCGCGATTATCTCTGACGAGTTGAATCATGCGTCGATCATCGACGGCTGCCGCCTTGCGAGCAAGGCAAAGCGCGAACGCTATAAGCATAGCGATATGCGCGACCTGGAAGAGAAACTCAAGGCGCTGCAGGGGTCTGCGCCGATTCTCATCGTTACCGACGGCGTCTTCTCGATGGAAGGCAGCGTCGCAAAGCTGCCGCAGATCGTCGAGCTCGCGAAGAAGTACAATGCGGTCACAGTAGTGGACGACTCGCACGGGACGGGCGTGATGGGCAAGACCGGACGCGGAACGATCGAACACTTCGGACTCGACGGCCAAGTTGACATCATTACCGGAACGCTCGGAAAAGCATTGGGAGGCGCGGCGGGCGGTTTCGTGGCGGGCAGTCACGCGCTCATCGATACACTCATCCAACGTTCGCGGCCGCAGCTGTTTTCGAACGCGTTACCGGCCACCGTTGCGTGCAGTTCTTTGGCGGCAATCGATTTTGTGGATGCGCATCCCGAGCTCGTGCAGCACCTGCGCGACAACGTCGCCTATTTTCGCGAGCGCTTGGTGAAGCTTGGCTTCAAACCGCTCGAGGGAGAGAGCGCTATCGTCCCAATCATCATTGGGGAGACGGCTGCCGCAATCGCGATGAGCGATCGACTCCTGAAGAAGGGCGTCTTCGTAACGGGTTTCGGCTTTCCGGTCGTACCCGAAGGCACCGCCCGCATCCGCGTGCAAATCAGCGCCAAGCTCACCAAGGACGAGATGGATCGCGCCTTGGCGGCTTTTGCTGAGGTTGGGGGTTTCGCATGA
- a CDS encoding hemerythrin domain-containing protein: MHSKIEETIFYPALKQKAKSEKDDDATEEVLEAFEEHANVKSMIEKLEATGAADETYNAKLEVLSELIKHHVHEEEHEMFKEASELMDESELEELGGRLAQMKEELLNAAPA, from the coding sequence GTGCACTCGAAGATCGAAGAGACGATCTTCTATCCGGCGCTCAAGCAAAAAGCAAAATCGGAAAAGGACGACGACGCGACGGAAGAAGTCCTCGAAGCATTTGAGGAACATGCGAACGTAAAAAGCATGATAGAAAAACTGGAAGCCACCGGCGCCGCCGACGAGACCTACAATGCGAAGCTGGAAGTCTTGAGCGAACTGATAAAACATCACGTGCACGAAGAAGAGCACGAGATGTTTAAGGAAGCTTCGGAACTCATGGATGAATCGGAGCTGGAAGAGCTGGGCGGCCGGCTAGCGCAGATGAAGGAAGAACTTCTGAACGCCGCTCCCGCATAG
- a CDS encoding metallophosphoesterase, which translates to MKRKSFVEHIGWTGAGIVWTLSAGGLLTESACSAEQPGGGFNFVQISDSHIGFHRPENPDVAGTLKKTVDRINGLKTQPAFVVHTGDVTQLSKPSQFGTAKDILSGLKAPVITLPGEHDVIGGPKEFFSAFARQDAPDGWFSFDQGGAHFVAIVNVFDFEVMGKMGQKQLDWMKKDLSTVSSSTPVVVFGHVPMYALYPKWGWTTEDGAQALALLRRFDHVTVLNGHIHQIVRHSEGNIQFATAAATAYPQPAPGKGPGPGPLMVPPGHLLSVIGYRTVELSNTKAAAVEDYSLA; encoded by the coding sequence ATGAAACGTAAGAGCTTCGTCGAGCACATCGGGTGGACGGGAGCCGGAATCGTTTGGACGCTGAGCGCGGGCGGTCTGCTGACTGAAAGCGCGTGCTCGGCGGAACAGCCCGGCGGTGGATTCAATTTCGTGCAGATTAGCGATAGCCACATAGGCTTCCACCGCCCCGAGAACCCGGATGTCGCGGGAACGTTAAAGAAGACCGTGGATAGAATCAACGGCCTGAAAACCCAGCCCGCATTTGTCGTTCATACCGGCGACGTCACGCAGCTCTCCAAGCCTTCCCAGTTCGGTACGGCGAAAGATATTTTGAGCGGCCTCAAGGCTCCCGTGATTACGCTACCCGGCGAACACGACGTCATCGGGGGTCCGAAAGAATTCTTCTCCGCTTTCGCCAGACAAGACGCCCCGGATGGCTGGTTCTCGTTCGACCAGGGCGGTGCGCATTTCGTGGCCATCGTCAACGTCTTTGACTTCGAAGTCATGGGCAAGATGGGACAGAAACAGCTCGACTGGATGAAAAAGGATCTCTCAACGGTGAGCAGCAGCACGCCGGTGGTCGTGTTCGGACATGTACCGATGTATGCGTTGTATCCGAAGTGGGGCTGGACGACGGAAGATGGCGCTCAGGCGCTTGCATTGTTGAGGCGTTTCGATCACGTCACCGTTCTCAATGGACACATTCACCAAATCGTCCGGCACAGCGAAGGGAATATTCAATTCGCGACAGCAGCCGCGACGGCATATCCCCAGCCGGCTCCCGGTAAAGGGCCGGGGCCGGGTCCACTCATGGTGCCGCCGGGCCATCTTCTGAGCGTGATTGGGTACCGCACCGTGGAGTTATCGAATACGAAGGCAGCCGCCGTCGAAGATTATTCGCTAGCGTAA
- the tdh gene encoding L-threonine 3-dehydrogenase, with amino-acid sequence MLPKTMRALCKTAPKPGFEACEVPVPKVGPADVLIRVEKAGVCGSDLHIYSWDTWAQSRIKPPLVVGHEFMGHVAAVGEAVRMVSVGDRVSAEGHIGDGTCFLCRTGQAHLCENLKIIGVDRDGAFAEYISMPEGNVWRLDPAIPDNVAAVFDPLGNAVHTVMAAGVSVKSVLITGVGSIGLMAVLVARAAGASAIYAVDVNPAKLALAKNLGADETFLANDPQIVEKVLTRTRGEGADVLLEMSGSPQAIDMGLQAVRNGGTAALLGIPSDNISINLADRVIFKGLQILGINGRRMFETWYQTEELVRSGRVDLQTIITHVLPFDEFDRAFELMRSGEAAKIVLDIKGSS; translated from the coding sequence ATGCTTCCTAAGACGATGCGCGCGCTCTGTAAAACCGCGCCGAAACCCGGGTTTGAGGCATGCGAGGTTCCCGTTCCAAAGGTAGGCCCGGCCGACGTGCTGATCCGCGTCGAAAAGGCGGGCGTCTGCGGCAGCGATCTCCACATCTATTCCTGGGACACGTGGGCGCAAAGCCGCATCAAGCCGCCGCTCGTCGTGGGCCACGAATTCATGGGGCACGTCGCGGCCGTGGGCGAGGCGGTGCGCATGGTTTCCGTGGGCGACCGCGTGTCGGCCGAGGGACACATCGGCGACGGCACCTGCTTTTTATGCCGCACCGGCCAAGCGCATCTCTGCGAAAATCTGAAGATTATCGGCGTCGATCGCGATGGCGCGTTCGCCGAATATATTTCGATGCCCGAAGGCAACGTGTGGAGGCTGGATCCGGCGATCCCCGACAACGTTGCCGCAGTTTTCGATCCGCTCGGCAATGCGGTACACACAGTGATGGCTGCCGGCGTGAGCGTGAAGTCGGTACTCATCACCGGCGTCGGCTCGATCGGCTTGATGGCGGTCCTGGTCGCGCGCGCGGCGGGCGCGTCGGCAATCTACGCGGTGGACGTCAATCCGGCGAAACTCGCGTTGGCCAAGAATTTAGGCGCCGACGAAACGTTTCTCGCAAACGATCCCCAAATCGTCGAGAAGGTACTGACGCGAACGCGCGGCGAGGGCGCCGACGTGCTGCTGGAGATGTCAGGCAGTCCGCAAGCGATCGATATGGGGTTACAAGCGGTGCGCAATGGCGGCACCGCGGCTTTGCTCGGGATTCCCTCGGACAACATCAGCATCAATCTGGCCGACCGCGTAATCTTCAAAGGCCTGCAAATCCTTGGCATCAACGGTCGCCGCATGTTCGAGACGTGGTACCAAACGGAAGAGCTCGTTCGCAGTGGACGTGTTGATTTGCAAACCATCATTACACACGTCTTACCGTTCGACGAGTTCGACCGGGCGTTCGAATTAATGCGCAGCGGCGAGGCGGCCAAGATCGTTCTCGATATAAAGGGGAGCTCGTGA